The following proteins are encoded in a genomic region of Entelurus aequoreus isolate RoL-2023_Sb linkage group LG01, RoL_Eaeq_v1.1, whole genome shotgun sequence:
- the gpx1b gene encoding glutathione peroxidase 1b: MAKRFYDLTAKLLTGETLNFSSLQGKVVLIENVASLUGTTTRDYTQMNELHERYSSKGLVILGVPCNQFGHQENCKNEEILQSLKYIRPGNGFEPKFQLLEKVDVNGKDAHPLFVFLRESLPVPSDEPAALMSDPKFIIWSPVCRNDVSWNFEKFLIGPNGVAFKRYSRRFLTSDIEGDIRKLLSRAN, from the exons ATGGCGAAGCGGTTCTACGATCTGACGGCTAAGCTCCTGACGGGGGAAACCTTGAATTTCTCCTCGCTGCAGGGCAAAGTGGTCCTCATTGAGAACGTTGCATCTCTCTGAGGGACGACGACCAGGGATTACACCCAGATGAACGAGCTCCATGAACGCTACAGCAGCAAGGGGCTCGTTATCCTGGGAGTGCCCTGCAACCAGTTCGGCCACCAG gaGAACTGTAAGAATGAGGAAATCCTTCAGTCGTTAAAGTACATCCGACCCGGTAACGGCTTTGAGCCCAAGTTCCAGCTCCTGGAGAAGGTGGATGTGAACGGCAAGGACGCTCACCCCCTGTTTGTGTTCCTGCGTGAAAGCCTCCCGGTTCCCAGCGACGAGCCTGCTGCCCTGATGAGCGATCCCAAGTTCATCATCTGGAGCCCCGTGTGCAGGAACGATGTGTCCTGGAACTTCGAGAAGTTCCTCATCGGCCCGAACGGCGTGGCCTTCAAGCGTTACAGTCGCAGGTTCCTCACCAGCGACATCGAGGGAGACATCAGGAAGCTTCTAAGCCGGGCAAACTAA